From Salvelinus sp. IW2-2015 linkage group LG2, ASM291031v2, whole genome shotgun sequence, one genomic window encodes:
- the LOC139029158 gene encoding ephrin type-A receptor 4a-like — MGRCPNQDVIKAVDEGYRLPPPMDCPATLYQLMLDCWQKERNNRPKFEQIVSILDKLIRNPGSLKITANTSPRYYKHLHIMLSTLTSDP; from the exons ATGGGGAGATGTCCCAATCAGGAC gTTATCAAAGCAGTAGATGAGGGCTACAGACTGCCTCCTCCTATGGACTGTCCTGCTACTCTGTACCAGCTGATGTTGGACTGCTGGCAGAAGGAGAGGAACAACAGACCCAAGTTCGAACAGATCGTCAGCATCCTGGATAAACTCATACGCAACCCCGGGAGCCTGAAGATCACAGCCAACACCTCACCCAGGTACTATAAACATCTACACATCATGCTCtcaaccctgacctctgacccctga